The Tachysurus fulvidraco isolate hzauxx_2018 chromosome 4, HZAU_PFXX_2.0, whole genome shotgun sequence DNA window ACTGCTGCAACAAAGCTGAAAGCACACACAGGTCTATAGGATTGTGTTAATGTAGAATTATAGTTTCAGCTGAAGCCATTAGTGATGATTAGAGGATGATGGTGCTCCTGAGCACAAAGTGAGCTTCATGAAGACTGGAGTGGAACAACTCGGAGTATCCTGCACAGAGCCCAGATCTCACCCACAGTGTGAAAACCTATGTGGTGAACTGGAACTGAAACTGCACTCCTCCTTGCctaacatcagtgcctgacttcTCTACCTCTCTTGGGTCTGAATGACCAAATGTTCCATGCTCCAGAATCTAGACAAAAGCCTTTATATCAGAGTGAACAGTGTTAGAACAGCAAAGAAGGACAAAATGTAGAACGAGATGTTTACCAAGCACAAATGGGTGTGATTGGTCAGGTGTCCTCAAACCTCTGTCCATGTAgtgtatgcaagtgtgtgttacatatacacactcatattttTGTGCTTCACAGCTTAAATGCAATCCTATGTAATTCTATTACGGTAAATGGTTTGGTCACAGACTTCATGCCATCAGTAACTTAGAAAGTAGAAATCTCGCATGTTTTGTAGTTTCACTTGCTTTAGCTGTTCCTAGAAAGCCTTAAAATAGATTTTGTGCTGAGAGGAAGTGACTAGTTGTCTAGTGTGCAGTGTACCTTCTAAATGTGCAGTATGTGCTTTAATAAACAAGAGCATGGATCATATGTTGAACACGGAATCTTGTGTGGGTCACCTGAGACGTGCGTTCTTCATTTTCATTCAGAGTCAACCCTGAAGACCCTTTGTTGAACTTGATCAAGTGTAGATCAGTCTACACTGGGGGGCAGCACTGAGACATATTTCTTCTGCATGGGTTTTTCAACACCTGCAATGTAacatttactattttattttctgtttcataGGAATCTGTAATGGGATGTATAAGCACCAGGTGTTTCTACTGCTTTTAGTGATTCCCAGTATCGTCCACTTTTAGGACCTTTACTCAGACATAAAGTGCATTTAATATCAGTAAGACCTTGAGAGTTCAAGGACAATGGATTTTTTTGTGTAAGTATAAAGACACTCTGATTCTACTGTGGGTTTCAAGCAGCCTGATGCCCCGTTTgagttgaatgttttttttatttttttttaaggcatttttcttttgtgtattttaaagtGCCTCTGACATTCATTACAGCCTACCATTCCAATGTTTGCCATTAACCAGGCTTCTTTAACCTCCACACAATTCCTGCACTTTGTCACGGTTAAATGTATCTTGATATATAGGTCACTTAACATGAATTCATTTCTACTTTGTTTATTCTAGGTATACCTGTTGCTCAGCAGCATTTAATCTGGAACAACCTGGAACTTGATGATGAGTACTGTTTGAATGACTACAGGTAATAATTTTCCCTCTGATTGAGGACATGTCAGCACCCAGGCATTTTTGGTCTTCAACACGTAAGCCTGATTTCCTGTTCTGAATCAGCTACTATAGTCATGGTACTCTGTTGAAGTATAGATTAGGGGAAACTCGACTGAGAAAGTTTAATCAAATCTTGTATTTGCTGATTGTTTGGGCTAATGAGTCGCTGTCTTTGCAGCATCGCAGAAGGTTGCACTATCAAGCTGGTCCTTGCCATGAGGGGTGGGCCTATCAACACCAAACGAGGTAGTCTGACTAATGTTAATGACTGAGAATTATAAGCTTTGTGCAAACATTAACTGTTGAAATGAGCATACACTGCATAATGTTTCCTAGTGTAAacaaaaattcatttttttttttcctttttgtgatCTAAGTGACCATTGAGAACTCAGTAAAGCATTCCTCTGACTGCTTGGATTCAAAGAAGGATGAGGTGTGGGAAAAGTCTCTCTCTAATAAACAGGTCACTTTCCTCGTATACAAAGAGGGTGACCAGCTCAACGTCTTCCGGGTTGTGGATCGTGGAGACGGAACTCTGACGCCTGTGTCTAAGTCGCGAAGGTTTGTTCAAATGGAAATCAAAAGTTAAGGAATATCTCATCTTTcagtgctttctttttttaaatcaaaataagacagtgtacattttgtgtttttcagtaaAGGTAAGGCTTAGAAGTGTTAGACTgcaaaaaggtgtttttttttttttcccctcttttctttctttaatcatCAAAACTAGCTTAAATGTTTTGCAACAGTGTGTGAAAGTTCTGTTTGGTAACACAGGACTTAAGATAAACACTTGGGTATATAATAACGCTTCAgtggttttgttgtctttttggTTCAGCAGTGGTTCTGTTCATAATGTGTAcgctgaggaagaggaggagggtgTTGGCATTTCTTCTGCGCAGCTGATGCTAGAGAACTCCATCACAATGAACAAGATGAAGCTACTCAAAGCCAAGATGGAGAATATGAACCTCAATAAAAAGGTACCTTTACAGATGTATAGATAACTGAGTACAAACACATGTTAAAACGAAGCTAGTCATATTATCCCAACAGTAATTATTTGAAGCTTTACTTTTATTAGAATTGTCACTGAAACAGACTTGAAGTAAATACTACTAGAGTGGAGGAGCAATTCTCATAACCAGAACAGTAATAACAAGTTCAGCACACTGGTGCATGGCTTAATTAGCACTCCTTCTCTGAACAGTCTTTATGAGCTTGTAAAATTGTTGCAACTATTTCTGGGATTTAATATCTTCAGGGAACAGTTCTTCGTGTTTTTCATTAGCTTACACTAGTGTCCAGTGGCTGTGCTTGCTTTTTATTATCAGATAAAAGttgttgtggggtttttttttttttgtcctattgTCTTTTCAGCCCAAGAAGTCTACCAAGTTGAGAGTGAGGCCTCCGGTTGGTCCACGCCCTTTTTGTGGATCCCTTGGCTCTGCTCGCCACCACCGAATGCTCCGCATCCCTCCTCAGATGATTGGCCACACCCCTGCAACACAGCTACCTCCGATTGGTGATCAGCAGCAGTCTTCCTCTGAAGCTGGGCCACCTTTCACATGTCACCCAAGTTTTGCCTCTGGTAGACCCATTTCCTCACTAACAACTTCTAGCAAATACATCATTCAGGAGGAGGAGCCATGGAATAAGCCCACCCGGGGGAATATTAGGCTACCTCCTAAAGTGTCCAGGCTGGATGTAGGTGGGCCAAACTCTATAACAGACTGTTTGTACCCACCAATCTCTGTTTTGTCTGGTCTGGAAGCTGAAGACGAGACCAAGATACAGAGTGATGGACTAATGCTACCGGAAGATGGAGTTATGATGGAGCCTTCCAAGCCCATTCCGTTTAATAACCTGCTCCAAGAGCCACTGAGTCTGGATCTTTCTGCTCAGCAGGAGACCAGTCTGGACTCATTAGGAGCACTGAACGAGCCCCTGACTGCAACTCCATTGCTGTCGCAAGTTGTAGGCTCAGACAATATTAGCACATGGTCAGTAGGCACTAAGACACTACAGTCCCAATCTGACCGAGCTGCACTGAACTCGCTACACACTCCTCCGCTTGTGCCTCGACCTTTCACAGATTTTACCGCGGAAGTGTCTCGCCCCTTTCTTGGCTCTAACAGAGCGCCCACCGTTCCACCGCGCCCGAGTCCGCAGACCCCTCCTCTCCATCACATCAGAGTGGACTCACCAGGCAAACGGTCAGACGGAGTATACAAGAGTGAAGCGCAGGACGTCACCAATATGGCCAACATTTCCAAAGAGCTGTCTGGCTGTGTGAGTAACATCGATGAAAAACATGCAAGGCCTTGTGATCTTGCCAGATTTAGTGGCACAAACGCCCCCTTGCAAGCCAACATCCATCTGCTACGGGAGGATCTGCTACGGAGAATCGTTCCCCTGCAGAGAGCAACATACACAGTGAGTGTGCAGCTCTCACATCCACTGCTGGATCTGTGCATATGTATCTATATGCATTTTCCAATAGAGCAACGATGTTAAACTGCAGTTAGTTATTTAGCATAGAAAATGCTTTTAGTCTAGTTATTCTTTAATCTGAAAACGTATTATCAAAGTGGTGCTTCCTTTATTTGTATGGAGGAAGTTATACTGGTAACAGGTTTTACAAAATATTGTCTTTTCAGCCATCAGGAATCCTGGACTCAAGTGGATTCTCCAGTTCAATTAAGAGACTAGGTGAGTCTGAATATAAATATCACAGAGACTCAATTATGCGATGTGTCGAGGCCAATTAATTTCCTTCACCACGTGTCCTCTGCCATAAAATAGCAATTTTGGTAGATGTGCTTCTCATCAATAACTCCGTTCTCTATAAAATGGTATTGTTACTGAACTGAATCCAGATCCTGTATATTGATTATGCCTATGTATCCCCTGTCCTACATATAATGCCATCAGTGATGGTAGAGTTGTTCTCTTGAGGGTttgacatttgacattttttcctATGTGACATTGGTTCTGTATGAAGAGAGGTAAAGGATCTGACCAAACAACTTTTGGTTttcaactgtaaaaaaaaaaaaaaaaaaaattctgtcatGAAATTTATCGGGTTCGAGTGGCATCAGTTTTTCTAACACTATCCATATGTTCAGTAATTTTTGTATACTAGAAAAAATTGTCAATTAAGCTTTGCTACTCGCTTATTATAGATATGTGGAAAAGTGCAACAGCTGGAGCTTTTTTCCTTAGTTTTCCTGCaagtatgtacattttttttaatgtgtacaattttttttttaaatgaatatgaaaGCATGCTGTTTTAAAACTCCATCTGGAGACTTCA harbors:
- the zfand4 gene encoding AN1-type zinc finger protein 4 isoform X2, translating into MAEKREPPFFNNDNLGVVNYKLPFYETMELFIETLTGTCFQLRVSPFETIVSVKAKIQRLEGIPVAQQHLIWNNLELDDEYCLNDYSIAEGCTIKLVLAMRGGPINTKRVTIENSVKHSSDCLDSKKDEVWEKSLSNKQVTFLVYKEGDQLNVFRVVDRGDGTLTPVSKSRSGSVHNVYAEEEEEGVGISSAQLMLENSITMNKMKLLKAKMENMNLNKKPKKSTKLRVRPPVGPRPFCGSLGSARHHRMLRIPPQMIGHTPATQLPPIGDQQQSSSEAGPPFTCHPSFASGRPISSLTTSSKYIIQEEEPWNKPTRGNIRLPPKVSRLDVGGPNSITDCLYPPISVLSGLEAEDETKIQSDGLMLPEDGVMMEPSKPIPFNNLLQEPLSLDLSAQQETSLDSLGALNEPLTATPLLSQVVGSDNISTWSVGTKTLQSQSDRAALNSLHTPPLVPRPFTDFTAEVSRPFLGSNRAPTVPPRPSPQTPPLHHIRVDSPGKRSDGVYKSEAQDVTNMANISKELSGCVSNIDEKHARPCDLARFSGTNAPLQANIHLLREDLLRRIVPLQRATYTPSGILDSSGFSSSIKRLGSPTYLLPPLKAPPSSKKKTSKHCFLCGKKTGLATSYECRCGNNFCSTHRYAETHNCTYDYKSAGRRFLQKSNPIISAPKLPKI
- the zfand4 gene encoding AN1-type zinc finger protein 4 isoform X1 — its product is MAEKREPPFFNNDNLGVVNYKLPFYETMELFIETLTGTCFQLRVSPFETIVSVKAKIQRLEGIPVAQQHLIWNNLELDDEYCLNDYSIAEGCTIKLVLAMRGGPINTKRVTIENSVKHSSDCLDSKKDEVWEKSLSNKQVTFLVYKEGDQLNVFRVVDRGDGTLTPVSKSRSSGSVHNVYAEEEEEGVGISSAQLMLENSITMNKMKLLKAKMENMNLNKKPKKSTKLRVRPPVGPRPFCGSLGSARHHRMLRIPPQMIGHTPATQLPPIGDQQQSSSEAGPPFTCHPSFASGRPISSLTTSSKYIIQEEEPWNKPTRGNIRLPPKVSRLDVGGPNSITDCLYPPISVLSGLEAEDETKIQSDGLMLPEDGVMMEPSKPIPFNNLLQEPLSLDLSAQQETSLDSLGALNEPLTATPLLSQVVGSDNISTWSVGTKTLQSQSDRAALNSLHTPPLVPRPFTDFTAEVSRPFLGSNRAPTVPPRPSPQTPPLHHIRVDSPGKRSDGVYKSEAQDVTNMANISKELSGCVSNIDEKHARPCDLARFSGTNAPLQANIHLLREDLLRRIVPLQRATYTPSGILDSSGFSSSIKRLGSPTYLLPPLKAPPSSKKKTSKHCFLCGKKTGLATSYECRCGNNFCSTHRYAETHNCTYDYKSAGRRFLQKSNPIISAPKLPKI